GGTGGGTTGGTTTGCTTGAAGACTCTGAAAACAGTTTgaagctgaaataaaataaacttattttaatGTCTGGCCACAAGACGGTGCGGCCTTAAACCTCAATTAGCAGGGGGATTGGGGGTGTCTTCCCTTTGGCCCTACCATGACACCGGAaaccatggggggggggcttccagaTTCTCTGGGGAACTGGGATCCCCAAGTATGCTTCGTGCTGGGTGGGTTTCACTGAGGGGGCCGGTTCCCCCAAGATGCGTAGGGACCGCGgctgagagggaggggaggggggacccCATGTCAGTTTCATTGGCCCCTGTATGTTCAGAGGGGCTCTAAAAGGCAGCTGGCTCTCTTCCAGGGATCTGGGTTCCAATCTTCCTCTCGATAAATCCCATGCttcttgaggtggggggggggcggaaaaaCTCTGCTGATGTTGCTGGATCAGCCTCTTCCCCCTAAACGGAGGACTCGGGATCCTCAGGAGCCGGCCTCCTGCCACTATCCCCTCAGGTTTTCACTGCAGCAATGAGGACTAGCTACTTCCTGTtctgaaaaagggaaaagaagatgTTGCAAAgcccaggtcccagaggcagcccccccccctttctattCACATTGCGTGGCCTTTTGGGGGACGGGATGCCTCTTCACTCCAGGGAGGGCGCACAGCATTTCGAAGAGCAGGTTGGCACCCAGGAGTCCGGTGTTACCTGTAAGGCAAAGAGCGGAATGCACTTCAAGGGGGGGCCCTGCGCAACTCTAAAGCCTCTCCCCATCCTGCTGCTGGGGGGACCGAGCTTTAcgtagggaagggaaagaggaagagattgTGGAGCCCCACATTTCCTCTCGCCAGCCTCAGCCTTCCAGTCTGTGAAATGGGACAGCAACAGGGGCCCCACTCGGGAACGGCCAGCTCGGCCCTCTGGGAGGGTGCCAGGGctcgggaggggcagggtggggctgCCCTGGGCACTGAATCTGACATTCGAGGAGGAGAAGCCCCCTTACCGGACAGGTCGTACACAGGGGCCACTTCCACCAGGTCCCCCCCTACGATGCGTAATCCTTGGCAGCCTCGGAGGATCTCCAGGGCctgcagggggggggggggaagcaggaaTGAGGATTTGGCCAGAACCAGCTCCTGGGACAATAGGGGAGGGGTCTTGGGGCCAGCTGACCTGGGCTGGGGTGAGACCTGCCGTCTCGGGGGTCCCTGTGCCTGGAGCAAAGGCCGGATCCAGCGCGTCGATGTCGAAGCTTATGTAGAGTGGCCGgtcccccacctgctccctcacTTCGACCATCAGGGGGGCCAGAGACTTCATCCAGCAGTCTTCAGCCAGCACCACCCGGAAgccctggggagggggggagggcacAGGGGTGTTCTCTAAAAAGGGGGGGCTCCTCCCAGCCGCAGGGAGCATTGTGCCTCCTGAAAGTCCCAGTTAATTTCAAGGGGGGCTTTGCAACTGGACCTTTTGCACAGAGtgaaaagggggggggtgttttcAGGGATCCTTCCCCTATATTtcaccctctcccctcccctcccccagtttCAAGCCATCTCAGGGACCCGCTTTGCTTCTGCTGCAGAAATCTGGATCAGCGAGGAAGGAGGACCCCGAGAGAAATCCCCAACGGGATGGCTCACCTGATCCCAGGAAAACCTGTACGGATCCGGAGAGTAGGAGGAGCCCCGGATCCCAATCTGGAAGACCCGCTGGCAGTCCAGCAACCCCTCCTCCACCGAGCGCCGGAAAGGGCTGCCGTGGTAGATCCGCTCCCCCAGGGCTTGGTCAGCTGTGTCGGTGTGGGCGTCCACGTGGATCAGTGCCACCGGGCCGTGTCTGCGGGCAGAGAACCAGGGCCGGTTGGGAAATCTTCCaagcaagggaggaggaggccTGGCAGGCTCCACGAGGCcccggggacacacacacacacacagagaggctATTTTCCAACCAAACCTAAAACGAGCCAGCCCTGACTTAACTGCCCCTAATTCTGTTTCCGACTCACTTTTCTGCCATGGCCTGCAGGATGGGGTAGGTGATCGTGTGGTCTCCGCCTGCAAAAGCCAAAAACGGAGCATGAACGAAGCCCTTTGTTTAGGCCAAGTCCCCCACTCACCCCGCCCTCCTCCTGCTTGGCTCACCCAGTGTGAGGGGGACGCAGCCCCCCGCCACGATCCCCCGAAAGGCTTCCCGGATCCTCTTGCAGCTGTCCTTCAGGTCGTAGAGGTTGATGTTGACATCCCCGATGTCGGCCACCTGGAGCGAGTGGTAGGGGTCGGCCCCAGTGGCCGGGTTGAAATGGCGCACCAAGATCGACTCGGCACGGAGGTGCCTTGGGCCAAACCTGGAGGAGAAGCAGCTTGCTTGGtgacgcccccccctcccccggaaaGCCAAGAATCGAACCCCCTCCCTCCTCAGCCTCAAACAGCCCCAGGAacacagcctgcctgcctgcctacctgcctgcctgggctcaaGAGCAGACAAGCTTGGTGGCTCAGGCCCACCAACTCTCCAGAACTTCCTGCTCCAGCAGGTTTCAACCTAAGGATTCAGAGGCTGCTGGGCCTCCGTGCTTTGCCCACCCAGACCCGAGAGCCCTCCATGGAAAAATTCGGCACCACAGGCACCCATCTTGGTGGACGACAATTAGTGCAATGAGTACATCTATGTGCTGGTGGCCGGCCCCCTTTGATGGCGTCTGTCCCAACCCCAAGATATGGGGGTGCCAACTCTGCCACCATTCCAAAGTGGTTGGATTGAGCCGCCTGGGGGAAGGCAGAGGGCTCAACTGCTCTCATTGCAGGGATGAGGGCTGAAGGAATTCTCCCCAGGGTTCAAAGGGCACCTGGCTGGAGTCATGGGCTGATGGGGCGGGGGCTGGCTCGACCTTGGCCACCCCCCAAATTGAGCACTTCTCTGTTGCCAAGTCAGATGGGAGCAGTGCTGGGCGCAAGTCAGCCCCCCCTCCATGGGGCACCTTCTGAGCCAGTTGGACTATGGCACAAGTGGCCAGAGATCAGCCGGGGGGGGGcggaggctggggggggggacagattGAAGGCACTGAGGAGGGTTCAGGGAGGCCAACCTGACCCACAGGAAAGGGGACCAGCAAAAGGATCAGATAAGCAAGGCTGGTGAATTAAGCCCAACACATTTTAATTTGATACAGGTTTTTTCCTGCCAGAAGGCAGActgctgccccccacccccaccctggacTGCTGGATGGGTCTTCACCCCCACCTCTTACCTGGCCCCAGGGCGGTGGGTGGTGCCGATGTCAAGAGGGACGCCCACGAAGGCCACGTTCAGCCCTTCGGCCGAATCCCGCATGGGGAGCTTGAACATGGAGGAGACGCCCACCGGCCTGGCTATCTCCTCGGCGCTGGGGGGCATGTTGAACGCAGAGCCTGACGCCCGGCGAGGGCAGGGCAGCTTCCTGCCCAGGGGGCCGTGTAGGAAAGAACCGGCAGGAGTGCTGCAGCCGATGCCCCGGGGGAGGGCCAGGTGGGTCTCGCTGCAGCAGGAGGGCACCGCCGGTGCCCTGTGCGGGATGCCCAGGAGTGAGGCCCGGAGTAAGCCTCGGCCCCTGCGAGCCAAGAGACCAGCCATGTTGCCACTCAGCAACCGCAGCAGAGAAAAGCCTTGGCAGCTGCCAGGGAGAAATGCCAACCCGTCCGTCCCTCCCCCCTGCAGcagccaaagggcaggagccgTGCCTCCTTCCAGCCACGGGACAGGAAAACAGAGCCGCCCAGGCCTGGCACGGGGCCAGCCAAGGAGCCCATTGGACACCCATCAGGTCGGGTCTCTTCCTTTTCCCCCTTTAAAAAGCCGCCTAAAAAAAACGGTTTAAAACGAGGTGATGCATCTGGATGCAGTAAAGGCAGGATGACCATCCGAGGTCCAATTGGAAAGGGCCACCCTGGGTCACTTCCTCAGCCGCAGAAAGGCAGCCAGCCGCTCGCATTCCTGGAGAGGGGACTCTCAAAAACAGTCATTTGTTTTTAGGGGGGGGGGTTCCCAAGCGGCCGTTTGGTGTCTTTGATGTCAGAGCAGAAGAGACAGATTCACACCCGGGGGAAAGGAACTGAATTCGGATTTGAGTTGGTTCAAAGGGGAAACAAACGAACTTCCCTTCTGCTGTGCCTTGAAAAGACGCTGGCACTCCCCAGATGCGCCCAGGCGCTCTCCTGGCTACGGTGGGTGGCCCCTTCACGGAAAAGACCTGCCTGACAATAAGGGATGGCTTGGCTCTTCCTTGCAGGAAAATGCCCAATTAAGCTTTACAGGAGCAAACAGAGCCTCCCCCCCACCATCCCCCCCAAAACTCACAAGTGACTGATAACAGGCCTTGGCCAGGCtttgaaagagagaggaaggggcaaTTCGGGACCCTCCCCTGCCACTCTCCGCAATGGGCCCTTTCTTtccattgggggtgggggaggaaggtgcTGGGGTCCCTCCCATAGCTACGGAAATCTCAGATGGCCTGTTTCCTTTCTAACTTGAGGATCCGCTCCCAACCAACCTGAAAACACTCTGGGCTAGGAACTCGATCCCGATTTTGCCTTCTGCATTCACCATTAAACACATCatcaaaaaggaagggagggagggaaagaaaataaaaaagaaaaaggaaagaaggaaggatttcCCATGGATttccaacaaaataaataaattaaaaaaaataaacctgccTTTAAACCATTAGAAgaacctccccccaccaagcaCCACACACACAACTCTGCAAACGTGAATGTGATTTATTTGCACGACCCAACAAGCAGTTCCACCCCTAAAAAACTACACCGCCGCTAAGGAGGGCGCCCTTCTCTACCAGAAAAACCAGCCCAGAGAAGCACAATGAAGCAGGTGAGGATGGTATTTAGCTCACCTGGTTTCCACTCACAAAGCTAAACAATGATTCATCCTCCACTTTGGGGTCTAAGTCACGGAACAGAATAAGTGGTTCTAggcatttttgttttgctttcgcAATTTCCCTACGTGGTCAAACAAGCGAGCAAAGGATTTTAAATAATACGCAACTCAAAACCACACTTGTTGAATGCTACGCGTGCCAAGCGGGAAACCAGTAAGCCGGGCGAGGAGCCAGGTTTTCCTGGTCCCACCAGGCCGTGGTTCACCTCAAAAGAGGGTCCTGCCTGGCCTCATCCTGCCCAGCCACCAGGTTGATGAAATCTCGGGGAGAAAACGCCGGTTTCCGTTGCtgagcctcccccaccccgcacGGAAGCTGCCTCCCCCCAGCGGGTCCATGAGAGGAGGGCTTCTATTGGGGCGCAGACCAGGCCGTCCCCCTCCAGGAGCAGAGCAGGGCTGCAGCCTCGCAGAGGTCCTCGTAGTCTAGGCTGGCCAGGAAGCCCCTCTTCAAGCGGGACTCGACCCCTCGGGTGCCACCCAGCCGCTCGGTCATTAAAGCCGCGGCCGACTGTCGAAGCAGCCAGGGCACCAGCTGGGGGAGAGGGAGGCCCGCCGGGCCGACAGCCGCTTCACCCCAGAGGCTCAGGTGGAGGACGTTGGCCGCCACTCGGGCCGATGGCCTCTGGAAAGGAAGCAGCGGCAGAGAGGTCAGCCCCAGGAGCGGCTGAAACCCTGGGGCATCCGGGTCGTGCCTGGGGAAGCCGGCTGGGACTCAGAAATCCCTTTGGGGAACTCCACCCCCCACCCAGTGACTATATCCAAGacaggaagcttttaaaaagcagCTTCCTGGCTGACTTCACGCCCCCGCGACTGACAGACGTGCCCTTCTCACCTTGGCCGGGTTCCGCCTCAGGAGCCTCGCAACCAGCTCCTTTACTTCCGGGGCTGCTGGGGCGGGCAAGGGGGGCAGCTCTTCCTCCCGGTAGCTGCGGCTGTCCAGGGCGGGGGCCCCTTGGCCGTAGAAAGGGTTCCCAGGCCCCAGGATCTCATAGGCCACGGCCCCCACGGCCCAGGCGTCTGCCTTGCTGTAATCGATCACTACGCCTGGGCCTGGCACAGCCGTGGCTACCTGGGGGATGGGGGAAGTTGTTAGAAAGGTCCTTGGCCAAAAAGTGAACCACAGGATCCGGGCTAATGGTGGTGGTGGCTGACTTTCATTGGCAGCATTGCCACTTGCTTTCCCAATACCCCCATTTGGGCAGGGGGTGAACAGCCAGCCAGACCCAGGTTCAGATATAGGAGACGGTAAGGAAGATTCAGACAACCAGCGGAGCCCCCGGAGGCTATCCCTGGGCATAAGTCAGGCTGTCTACAGGGCAGAGCCTTCCAGGGGAGGCATCGGGTTCAGCATCCACTTTGTGGGTTGTGGCTTTGTGTGATGCGCAGACCCTGACCCTAGCAGACTCTGCTGAAGTGATGTGACTTCCTGGCCAGAAGCCCCCTTGCTGAGGGAGATGGCAGAAATGTAACGGGATCTGAGAGGGGGCCAATTCCCTTCTCCTGGGCTGCCCTCTAAGCCAgttaagttgaagtccacaagtctcaaagtcacCAAGATCGGAGAGCCCTGGGCTAAAGGAGACTCAGCCGCTGCCTTCTGCATTTACTTTGGGGGGCCATGGGGGGTGGGCGGGAAGAAACTTTTTCCGGGCCCTTAAGTGAGGGAAAGGCACCCCAAAGCAACTTTCAGGGCTCTCAAGAGAATTGAACCAGGAACTGGGGAACAGAGCCCTCGTTCTTCGGGATCAAGGGCACAGCCCAAACACAGCAGATTCCTACAGAATTCTTCAATGAAGGACTGTTTTCTTTATCGGCCTATTCCGCTTTATCATGTGGTTACCTCCACCTGTACAAAATGTGTACAGATGTAGAAATACGTCATTCAAAGCTTCAACCTTTCTAGACTCTGAATTAAAATGGCTTCCAGGCATTTGTTTATAAATACATCCATCTTGGTTCTGCtctgtttccttcctttcccattcCTTAAAGCTACAGTCTTCCTCTGCCATTTCCCCTATTTTTATAGTCCTTTGTCTTAGGAGAAGGAAACAAAGTGTGGATGGATGGGCTCCTTTCTGGGGTGGGGTACCCAGAGCGGGCCTCTCTCCCCAAAAGTTACCTCAGGCGCCATCAGGCAGGTGTTGCCTCCGCGATCCACGTACCAGCTGGGGAACGGCAGCTTCAGGCCCAGCCTTTCGTCGGCCAAACAGCACCCAAAGTCGGTGATGACCAATCCTGGGCACCCTGCTGCAAGGTCAAAGAGAGGGGACCACCGCTCAGCAAATACCCACAGCtgtcttcccccaccccaaaaaaaaggagatgggggaggggggagatcgcAGCAGAACAGGCTTTAACCTCCTTGGTGTAAGCAGAGAATAGAAGCCTTCCAGGGTCCCATGTCGATTAACAGACACAACGTACCCGGGTCGAACTCCACCAGGATGTTGTCCGACTTTAGATCTCGGTGAGCAACTCCCTGTCGGACAAGGTGATCCACCCCTTCCAGCAACTGCAGGATCATCACGGCCCCCACGTGGGGGTCTGGGTGCCCCTTGGAAAGGAACTGCCGCAGCGTGCATGGGTAGCTGAGCAGAGCAAGGGAGAGGAAGGCGGCCTCAGCCAGACAGGCTTACCACTGTGAAATCAACGCCCCGAATCGAACCCAGAGGAGAAACGCTGGCCAATCTCACTCCTGACCCCCATAgccaaaagggggggaggggggcatttcGGCATTAAAAGGCTGGGAGACCCTGACCCCCATTTGGACCTCCGGCTTCTGACTTCTCTAGGAGGCCAAACCTACTTTGTGCATTTCTCCAAAGGGAGGGGCTCAGCTCAGGGACTCtgaatggggggggagggttcaGCCCAGCCCTGCCCCAATATCTGCCAGTCCACAGCTCCCTGCAGGTCTCTTGACTTGGACCCCGTATGTGGGACCTGTTCAGCAATCAGGCAACTAGGGCCTGTGTTAATGACCATGGCCGAGAAAGTGAGCCATTTCTGGGCTCTGTCTGGGGTGCTGAACTTTATGCTGGCAAATTCTTGAACCTCGAGCCGTAACCCCCCTGCCTTTCTGATGTGACTTTTGAAGGAAGCCACAAGGCCAAATTGGCCACTACACCGCAGACCTCCCTAGCTCTGGACCTCTCCTTTCGGCTTCCAGCCCATTCCAACCTGCCGCTACGTTTTCCTGCAAAGACCCCTAAATGAGAGCTTCAAAGGGAAGACGCCCCTTTTGTGGTATCCATCTGCTTACTTCTTCATCACCAGGAAGAGGGTGCGGCTGTGCCCAATCCCAGAGGGGTTCAAAGCGGAAGGCAAGACGTCCGGATAATCCACCGTGGCGCCCGGCAGCAGCGGGACCTGAGATGTGAAAGCCCGGATCACCTGGATGATGTTGGGGTGAGGCTTCAGCCACTTCTTCCCAAGGAGGCGCTTCCTGGTCAGAGACGGCAATCACAGCACAGCCAACGTGAGAGGCGGCTCATTTTCTCTGGTCAGGTTGCAAAACCACAaactcctttcttttccctttccctgtgCCCATCAACTCTTCTCCACCAGAATTACTGAAGTCCTACCTGGGCCTGGCAACAGCTCCAAATTCTCCAGAAAGGGCCCGTCCGCTGGCTGGTACAAGCTCTTGAGACATGGTGGTCAGGATGCCTTCGCTCGAAGAACCAGCCTGGAAAAACCAGAATCAATAAAGACACTGACTATAGATCAGTTTATTTTTTACGTATTTATATccctttatcattttaaaaaataactcaaggcagtgaagatATTTAACGCATCTCTTATTCCCCTCACAACAGCCCTGTAAGGTGGgctggctgagagagagaaagagaggcaggCACAGGCCCAAAGTCCTCCAGGCAGCTTTCATGCTCTGGACCAAGGCAgggctagaattcccagtctcctggtgattgggacaaagtcacacagctggctttcagaGCTACGGCCGGACTAGAActcgtctcctggtttctatcctgatgccattacaccaaactgtctctccaAGTGCAAATATTTACTTTCAAATAAACAGCCAGGAAAGCCACCAAAGCCGGGTTCCTCACCGAAATATTCCACATCATTTTGATAGCCAGCGGAAATCCTTCCTTCCAGCCCTCAGCCTCTGCCGCACCCTGGGGGTCCAAAGCGCCCCCACCGCCATCCCTCCGCTTGGGCACCCGATCTCTGTCCCCGGTGGGTGCGGCAGGTGCGGCCGCTTCATACACAGCCCCGCTGCAGCCTTTGCCGATCGACTGGCCGATGAAATACTCCTCCAGGCTGAAGCCTCGCCGGGCTAATAACCCCAGAGCGTCCTTTTGGGGCTTGTTCCTCGGGAGGAAGATTGTCTGGAAAGAAGAGCAGCCATGACAGAAGCCTCTAAGCATTAAAGGGACTCCTTGGTGGATCCAGCTCAGAGAACAGCTGGCCACGGCTTCCTCTTCCCTCTGAGGCCATGAAGGCCTGCAGGGAGACCCCCTGCTTCACCTTCGGGCTTTTAGCCACCTCTGTctaaggggtgggtgggggtccttggtgctctctgagcttggtggtttccttgcaaacgtttcacgacccaactaggtaacatcatcagtgctacgtaGTAAGGAATAGGGTTCGCTGTCAGAAGTGTATATAAACCGTATACAACCCCACCCCcgccttttttttcctgccctggATCTATTTGAGGGTTGATCACCTGAAAGCAGCCATGGATTCTACAGAAACAGGTGGAAAAATATTAGTAAAATCAAcaaccaaggagaaaaaaaatgtagggttttttttttgtttctccaaCCAAGACAGGGGATGGATTTAACGGAAGTGGAAAGGAGGCCTTTTCAGGTGAATTTGGTACAAGTGGGAGAACCACAAAATGGGGGTTTTATCAGGTGAAAACGAGGGAGAAGCAGGGGAGGAAAGGGGGCTTTTGGGGGGGCTGGaccccccctttctcccccacATGACGCGGGGGTGGCCCCGCCCCCTCCTCCAGGAGCGAGGCTGGCCCGTTGCCCCGACAACCCCGTCGCCTAGCAACGCGGCCGCACCTGGATGTCCCTGCAGGCCGCCGCCGCGCGCCTCTCCTCCTCGGCCGCCGCGGGCTCCAGCAGCGCCAGCCCCAGCCCCAGGGCCAGGCCCAGGCGCCGCGGGGCCGGCGGGAGGCGGCCAAGAGGGACGCTGCGGAGGCCCAGCCGGGCCGCGGCCAGGCGCAGGAGCAGCAGCCCCGGGGGCCGCGCGGGCGGGACGGCGGAGAAGCAGGAGGCGGGCGGGGCCGCGGCGGGGTGGTGGGGAGGCCCCCCGAGCCAGCCCCGCAGGAGGACCCGGCCTAGCCGAGCCCCGAGGCCCAGCGCCCGGCGAAGCCCCATCGCCGCCACTAggccgcacgcacgcacgcagcgGCCCTGAACTGCGCGTCCCACGCGCAGCGCGCATGCGTCAGGAGCGCAGAGGGatggtgggagttgaagtccgcaggtgCGCGCTGGTCCAGTAGCTTGCTCTCTGCGGGAAGAGAGCAGGtgctattgggggggggggggggacgataAAACTCGCAGCCTGGTTTCTCCAGGGGGCGAGTCTGGGTCTGGAAAGACTGATTTCCCAACCCTGGTGAGTTTAGGaagggcggatttcaactcccagaattccccagtaatAGAACagaaatctttattggccaagtgtgattggacacacaaggaattcgtctttggtgcataagctctcagtgtacataaaaaggacAAAAATACATTCATTGAGAATCAAGATACAATGCTTAGTGATCGTCAAGGTTACGAATAAACTATccaatcgtactaggaaacaaataaaagtataaattgaaagatacgggAAACATGGttgtagtaataagtgggaagagatagatactaataaggaagagaagaataatagtaatacagtctttagtaaattatttgacagtgttgtgggaattaactgttaagcagagtgatggcatttggggaaaaactgggggtgggggtggggggagttgtctccaaacttggcctctTTGCTGCTGaataagggccgtaatagctcaggctgttagaagcctgttattagaacacagcagcctgcaattactgcagcttcaagcccggcccaagattgactcagccttccatcctttataaggtaggtaaaatgaggacccagattgttgggggggcaataagttgactttctatttgtaaaatatacaaatagaatgagactattgccttataaactgtaagccgccctgagtcttcggagaagggcgggatataaatgtaaataaaaaaaataaataaattctgggagttgaagtccacgcatcaaaAAGTGGCCATGTCTGGAGAGCTCCGTTTTAAAACCTCTCCCTCTCTTTGATGCACATGACA
Above is a genomic segment from Ahaetulla prasina isolate Xishuangbanna chromosome 18, ASM2864084v1, whole genome shotgun sequence containing:
- the PINK1 gene encoding serine/threonine-protein kinase PINK1, mitochondrial; the protein is MGLRRALGLGARLGRVLLRGWLGGPPHHPAAAPPASCFSAVPPARPPGLLLLRLAAARLGLRSVPLGRLPPAPRRLGLALGLGLALLEPAAAEEERRAAAACRDIQTIFLPRNKPQKDALGLLARRGFSLEEYFIGQSIGKGCSGAVYEAAAPAAPTGDRDRVPKRRDGGGGALDPQGAAEAEGWKEGFPLAIKMMWNISAGSSSEGILTTMSQELVPASGRALSGEFGAVARPRKRLLGKKWLKPHPNIIQVIRAFTSQVPLLPGATVDYPDVLPSALNPSGIGHSRTLFLVMKNYPCTLRQFLSKGHPDPHVGAVMILQLLEGVDHLVRQGVAHRDLKSDNILVEFDPAGCPGLVITDFGCCLADERLGLKLPFPSWYVDRGGNTCLMAPEVATAVPGPGVVIDYSKADAWAVGAVAYEILGPGNPFYGQGAPALDSRSYREEELPPLPAPAAPEVKELVARLLRRNPAKRPSARVAANVLHLSLWGEAAVGPAGLPLPQLVPWLLRQSAAALMTERLGGTRGVESRLKRGFLASLDYEDLCEAAALLCSWRGTAWSAPQ
- the AGMAT gene encoding guanidino acid hydrolase, mitochondrial isoform X4, producing the protein MAGLLARRGRGLLRASLLGIPHRAPAVPSCCSETHLALPRGIGCSTPAGSFLHGPLGRKLPCPRRASGSAFNMPPSAEEIARPVGVSSMFKLPMRDSAEGLNVAFVGVPLDIGTTHRPGARFGPRHLRAESILVRHFNPATGADPYHSLQVADIGDVNINLYDLKDSCKRIREAFRGIVAGGCVPLTLGGDHTITYPILQAMAEKHGPVALIHVDAHTDTADQALGERIYHGSPFRRSVEEGLLDCQRVFQIGIRGSSYSPDPYRFSWDQALEILRGCQGLRIVGGDLVEVAPVYDLSGNTGLLGANLLFEMLCALPGVKRHPVPQKATQCE
- the AGMAT gene encoding guanidino acid hydrolase, mitochondrial isoform X3 encodes the protein MAGLLARRGRGLLRASLLGIPHRAPAVPSCCSETHLALPRGIGCSTPAGSFLHGPLGRKLPCPRRASGSAFNMPPSAEEIARPVGVSSMFKLPMRDSAEGLNVAFVGVPLDIGTTHRPGARFGPRHLRAESILVRHFNPATGADPYHSLQVADIGDVNINLYDLKDSCKRIREAFRGIVAGGCVPLTLGGDHTITYPILQAMAEKHGPVALIHVDAHTDTADQALGERIYHGSPFRRSVEEGLLDCQRVFQIGIRGSSYSPDPYRFSWDQGFRVVLAEDCWMKSLAPLMVEVREQVGDRPLYISFDIDALDPAFAPGTGTPETAGLTPAQALEILRGCQGLRIVGGDLVEVAPVYDLSGNTGLLGANLLFEMLCALPGVKRHPVPQKATQ
- the AGMAT gene encoding guanidino acid hydrolase, mitochondrial isoform X1, with product MAGLLARRGRGLLRASLLGIPHRAPAVPSCCSETHLALPRGIGCSTPAGSFLHGPLGRKLPCPRRASGSAFNMPPSAEEIARPVGVSSMFKLPMRDSAEGLNVAFVGVPLDIGTTHRPGARFGPRHLRAESILVRHFNPATGADPYHSLQVADIGDVNINLYDLKDSCKRIREAFRGIVAGGCVPLTLGGDHTITYPILQAMAEKHGPVALIHVDAHTDTADQALGERIYHGSPFRRSVEEGLLDCQRVFQIGIRGSSYSPDPYRFSWDQGFRVVLAEDCWMKSLAPLMVEVREQVGDRPLYISFDIDALDPAFAPGTGTPETAGLTPAQALEILRGCQGLRIVGGDLVEVAPVYDLSGNTGLLGANLLFEMLCALPGVKRHPVPQKATQCE
- the AGMAT gene encoding guanidino acid hydrolase, mitochondrial isoform X2, with product MAGLLARRGRGLLRASLLGIPHRAPAVPSCCSETHLALPRGIGCSTPAGSFLHGPLGRKLPCPRRASGSAFNMPPSAEEIARPVGVSSMFKLPMRDSAEGLNVAFVGVPLDIGTTHRPGARFGPRHLRAESILVRHFNPATGADPYHSLQVADIGDVNINLYDLKDSCKRIREAFRGIVAGGCVPLTLGGDHTITYPILQAMAEKHGPVALIHVDAHTDTADQALGERIYHGSPFRRSVEEGLLDCQRVFQIGIRGSSYSPDPYRFSWDQGFRVVLAEDCWMKSLAPLMVEVREQVGDRPLYISFDIDALDPAFAPGTGTPETAGLTPAQALEILRGCQGLRIVGGDLVEVAPVYDLSGNTGLLGANLLFEMLCALPGVKRHPVPQKATQ